The Anaeromyxobacter sp. Fw109-5 genomic interval GAAGAGCGCCATGGTCTACCCGTCCATCGTCCTCACCGTGGGCGTGGGCGTGACCGTCGTGCTGCTCGCGTTCGTGACGCCGACGTTCGAGAAGATGTTCAAGGACTTCGGCGGCGCGATGCCCGCGCCGACGCAGTTCCTCATCGACCTGTCGCACGGGCTGCGCGACTACTGGTACTGGTACGTCGCCGTGCCGACGGTCCTCGTCATCGCCTTCAAGGTGTTCACGAGCAACCCGCGCGGCCTGGAGAAGTGGCACGCCTTCGTGCTGAAGATGCCGCTGTTCGGCTCGCTCGTGCGCAAGGTGGCCGTCGCCCGCTTCACCCGCACGCTCGGCACGATGCTCTCCTCCGGCGTCCCCATCCTCGACGCGCTCCAGATCGTCGCGCGCTCCGCGGGCAACAAGATCATCGAGAAGGGCGTCATGTACGTCCGCGCCAAGATCTCGGAGGGCAAGACCATCGCCGGTCCGCTCGCCGAGACGCAGGTCTTCCCGCCGATGGTCGTGCAGATGATCGGCGTCGGCGAGGCCACCGGCGCGATGGACGCCATGCTCAACAAGATCGCCGACTTCTACGACGACGAGGTGGACGTCGCCGTCGCCGGCCTCACCGCCATGATCGAGCCGGTCATGATGGTGTTCCTGGGCGGCATGGTCGGCGGCTTCCTCGTCGCGATGTACCTCCCGATCTTCAGCATCGCCGGCAACATCCACTGATCCGTGGAGCCGCCGGTGCTCGCCCCCGCCTCCGCCGCCGCCCTCGCGGCGGAGCCGTCGGCGCCGCCGCTGCACGACGGCCTGCAGCGCAAGCTGCGCTGGCTGACGGTCTTCCGGGTGGTGACGGTGACGGTGCTCCTCGCGGGCACGGTCCTCGTGAACCTCGAGCTCGGCGCGACCGTCGAGCGCGACCTGCTGCCCGTGTACGCCGCCGTGGGCGCGACCTACCTCGTCGCGCTCGCCACCGCGCTCGCGCTGCGCGGCCGGCGCGGGCTGGTGTCGCTCGCGTACGCCCAGGTCGTGCTGGACGTGCTGTTCGCCGGCGCCGTCGTGGCCGTCACCGGCTACTCGGCGTCGGTGTTCGTGGTCCTGTTCTCCATCGGGATCGTCAACGGCAGCATCCTGCTGTTCCGCCGCGGCGCGATCGTCGCCGCCGCGCTCGCCGTCCCGGCGTACCTGCTCCTCGCGGTGCGCGTCGATCCCCAGGGGGGGGACGTCTCGCGGGCCACGCTGCTCGTGCACGCGGCCTCCTTCCTCGCGGTGGCCGTGCTCTCCTCCTACCTCGCCGAGCAGCTCCGGTCCGCCGGCGAGCGGCTCGCGGCGCAGGAGGGCGCGCTCGCGGAGATCACGGCGCTGCACGAGTCCATCGTCGCCTCGCTCACGAGCGGCCTCCTCACCGTGGACCTCTCCGGCCGGGTCACGTACCTGAACCCCGCCGGCGAGCAGCTCACCGGCCTGCGCCTCGCGGAGGTGCGCGGGCGGCCGACGGCGGAGCGCTTCGGGGCGTTCCGCGAGGCGACGCCGCGCGGGGAGGAGGAGTGGGAGGCGCCCGGCGGACGGAAGCTCCGGCTCGGGTACTCGGCGTTCCCCCTGCGCGGCCCCGGCGGATCGCCCATCGGGAGCGCGGTCATCTTCCAGGACCTCACGGCGCTGCGAGAGCTCGAGGACGCGATGCAGCGCAGCCGCCGCCTCGCCGATCTCGGGCGCGTCGCGGCCGGGCTCGCGCACGAGCTGCGCAACCCCCTCGCCGCGATGGCGGGCTCGCTGGAGCTGCTGCAGTCGAACGCCTCGCTCCCTCCCGACGACCGGCGGCTCATGGACATCGTGCTGCGCGAGGCCTCCCGGCTGAACGGGCTCGTCACCGATCTGCTCGAGTACACGCGGCCGGCGCCGCTCCGGCGCGTCCCGACCGATCTCTCCGTGCTCCTCGACGAGGCGCTGCAGGTGTTCGCGAACGATCCCGCGGCCGCGCGGGTGCGCGTGGAGCGGGACCTCACGCCGGTGTCCATCGC includes:
- a CDS encoding nitrogen regulation protein NR(II); this translates as MEPPVLAPASAAALAAEPSAPPLHDGLQRKLRWLTVFRVVTVTVLLAGTVLVNLELGATVERDLLPVYAAVGATYLVALATALALRGRRGLVSLAYAQVVLDVLFAGAVVAVTGYSASVFVVLFSIGIVNGSILLFRRGAIVAAALAVPAYLLLAVRVDPQGGDVSRATLLVHAASFLAVAVLSSYLAEQLRSAGERLAAQEGALAEITALHESIVASLTSGLLTVDLSGRVTYLNPAGEQLTGLRLAEVRGRPTAERFGAFREATPRGEEEWEAPGGRKLRLGYSAFPLRGPGGSPIGSAVIFQDLTALRELEDAMQRSRRLADLGRVAAGLAHELRNPLAAMAGSLELLQSNASLPPDDRRLMDIVLREASRLNGLVTDLLEYTRPAPLRRVPTDLSVLLDEALQVFANDPAAARVRVERDLTPVSIACDPDQTRQVFWNLVVNAAQAAAREGRAGRVRVACRPDARGARIVVEDDGPGIPAADLPRIFLPFFTTKQNGTGLGLPTVQRVVDAHHGSVAVESSPGRGTRFVVQLPRAGAEEGAAPVPG
- a CDS encoding type II secretion system F family protein; translated protein: MAQAAAANAKTKAAPAPKEAPVWKWSAKTKQGEIKSGEMEAGDAAAVEARLRQMGLEPTKVRRKPKDIVIPGLGPSVKTKDILVFTRQFSVMIDAGLPLVQALDILATQSDNPAFKKVLTAVKVRVESGSTFADALGEHPKAFDDLFVQLVRAGEIGGILDTILQRLGAYIEKNEKLKRRVKSAMVYPSIVLTVGVGVTVVLLAFVTPTFEKMFKDFGGAMPAPTQFLIDLSHGLRDYWYWYVAVPTVLVIAFKVFTSNPRGLEKWHAFVLKMPLFGSLVRKVAVARFTRTLGTMLSSGVPILDALQIVARSAGNKIIEKGVMYVRAKISEGKTIAGPLAETQVFPPMVVQMIGVGEATGAMDAMLNKIADFYDDEVDVAVAGLTAMIEPVMMVFLGGMVGGFLVAMYLPIFSIAGNIH